The following are encoded together in the Trachemys scripta elegans isolate TJP31775 chromosome 7, CAS_Tse_1.0, whole genome shotgun sequence genome:
- the OGG1 gene encoding N-glycosylase/DNA lyase yields MSPAQGRAVPWGWGLPRVLWPPPAGAGALWRERSPPHWTRVLAGRVKKLRQTEEQLWYTVHEEEEEEEGSRTKATGQELQPRGRGVAGSLHPEAPAMEALDSAGSCEAQQILHDYFQLDVGLAGLYQAWGAVDPHFQKVAASFPGIRVLRQDPVECLFSFLCTSNNHLARITGMIERLCRAFGRHLCQLDGEPYHAFPSLQALAGADAERRLRALGFGYRAKFVSQSAQAVLRQFGAEGLHQLRSTPYPEARRLLCALPGVGAKVADCVCLMALDKAEAVPVDTHVWQIARRDYSLEPSSGARSVTMRVYSELGDFFRQLWGPYAGWAQAVLFCADLKTFRQNPGTSVGMKGGPAPTVASPAHCRPTAALEAGGQDLASPGATGTLCTEAAPAPCAQTGKCHRGASQKRPHGEKCCTSPGPSPQGAGH; encoded by the exons ATGTCACCTGCCCAGGGCCGGGCCgttccctggggctggggcctgcccCGCGTGCTGTGGCCACCTCCAGCGGGGGCAGGGGCACT CTGGAGGGAGCGCAGCCCCCCCCACTGGACCCGGGTCCTGGCGGGCCGGGTAAAAAAGCTCCGGCAGACCGAGGAGCAGCTCTGGTACACGGTtcacgaggaggaggaggaggaggaaggcagccGCACAAAGGCCACGGGGCAGGAGCTGCAGCCCAGGGGAAGAGGCGTAGCggggagcctgcaccctgaggcCCCTGCCATGGAGGCTTTGGACAGCGCAGGCAGCTGTGAAGCCCAGCAGATCCTCCATGACTACTTCCAGCTGGACGTAGGCCTGGCCGGGCTGTACCAGGCCTGGGGGGCTGTGGACCCGCACTTCCAGAAAGTGGCTGCCAGTTTCCCAG GCATCCGCGTGCTGCGCCAGGACCCCGTCGAgtgtctcttctccttcctctgcaccTCCAACAACCACCTGGCGCGCATCACGGGCATGATTGAGCGCCTCTGCCGGGCCTTTGGGCGCCACCTCTGCCAGCTGGATGGGGAGCCGTACCACGCCTTCCCCTCGCTGCAGGCCCTAGCTG gggctgatgCTGAGCGACGGCTCCGGGCTCTGGGCTTTGGCTACCGGGCGAAGTTTGTGAGCCAGAGCGCCCAGGCCGTGCTGAGGCAGTTTGGGGCCGAGGGGTTGCACCAGCTGCGCAGCACCCCGTACCCAGAGGCCAGGAGGCTGCTGTGCGCCCTGCCTGGCGTGGGGGCCAAG GTGGCAGACTGCGTGTGCCTGATGGCACTGGACAAGGCAGAGGCCGTGCCCGTGGACACCCACGTGTGGCAGATCGCCCGGCGGGACTACAGCCTGGAGCCGAGCTCAGGTGCCCGGAGCGTGACGATGCGCGTGTACAGTGAGCTCG GAGACTTTTTCCGGCAGCTGTGGGGGCCCTACGCAGGCTGGGCGCAGGCG GTTCTCTTCTGTGCTGATTTAAAGACGTTCCGGCAGAACCCTGGCACAAGCGTCGGCATGAAGGGGGGCCCAGCCCCAACAGTGGCTTCTCCGGCCCATTGCAGACCCACCGCTGCCCTGGAAGCAGGGGGGCAGGACTTGGCTTCGCCTGGGGCCACAGGGACTCTGTGCACAGAAGCAGCTCCAGCCCCTTGTGCCCAGACTGGCAAATGCCACCGTGGGGCCAGCCAGAAGCGGCCCCATGGGGAAAAGTGCTGCaccagccccggcccctccccacaGGGGGCTGGGCACTga